The Larimichthys crocea isolate SSNF chromosome X, L_crocea_2.0, whole genome shotgun sequence genome segment AAACTGATTGGCCGATTTCTTTGTCTCTtattgtctcctctcctctccagtgTTGAAGTAAAGCCACACTGACCAAACGAGGGGCGGAGGACAAAAGAAACGCCGCTCCTTACATCCTGACACCAACCTTTCATCGTCCGTTTCCATGGCAGCGTTTCCTTGGCCGCTGTCAAAACTGTTCGATTGGAGAACCAAAGGAGACAGCGGCTTTGATTGGCCGACGCCGAGGCGAGCCGGGAAGGGAGACAGCAGTAAAATGCCTCGCTCCGCGGTCCTTCGCCATCCTTCGTCTTTCCGTCCTCTTCCTCAGGTGGGCGGAGGTGTAAGGAGCCGTGATTATTTAGGCTGTACAAGGTGAGATTCACGACATCAGGGAGGTGAAGCTCCACCGACACCTCAAACTGTacctttaaagctgcagatagatagatagatagatagatagatagatagatagatagatcagtgtttttctcaGGTTTTTTAGCCACCACAGTTTCCTAAATCCTACACTCTGGTCCTTCAACATTTCAAGGCTTTAAAATAACGACAACTCAAAGGTGTCTCACCTTTTCTTAGCCGAGaatctaaatctaaactaaTCTAAACTGATGTGTAATACCTGACGATGTGCTTTCTCTGAGCAGTGCCAGCATGTCTGTATCTGTTTCACACATGAAACAACTCTTTTCCGGATCTTCGTCACCTCTCCTGGAGTCTGACGCAGGATCTGTCGCGTTGCTTTGATCCTCCCGCGCGCAGGCCTGTTCCCACTTTTCCCATTCTGGAGTCTGTGATGGGTCCACATGTCCGATCCTCCCATCTTTTCCCGCCTTCACCTGTTTCCCTGGCTCGCGCGGTCGGTAAGGCTGGCAGTGGAAGTTAACTTTTGATTCTGAAAGGAGCGAGACAGAGATTTAACAACACGACATTCAGAGAGATTTCTCAGCAGGAGCTGAGGGGGAAGAAAAGCAAAACGTTCTCTAGTCAGAAATCAGAGCGACGTCTCTGTTGCCTCCAGTTTATATCTGACCGAGAAAGACAGACGGGAGAGACACAAGCAAAGAGCAAAACTATCGAACCCGTGCGTGCAAAGTACAAAGCCCAAAGCCCAAAGCAAGTTGCTCTGCAAAAGAGACAACACAGTAcggaaacattttttaaaagcagctgtCAGTCTGCCGTTGTATGGGGCTATATTTGGGAGTGTCTTTTATCTCAGAGAGGCTGAATCAGAGCCTGACGACATGAAGAACAAGAAGTTTACTTCTTTCAAAGGCTGACTTTGGTATGAAGTTTGAACAAAACCGAGCCGAGAAGCAGAAACAGCTTGTTCCcttttttaatactttgaaaAGGTCGTGAACTcagagtgaaacacacacacacacaaacacacacacacaaacacacacacggtaaatAAACCTCCATCTGAAGACGTTTGGATGACCCACCTTTGTACAATGTGAAGAATTCAGGGAGGCAGATGATGAAGGCGAGGATCACGAGGATGACAAGTTTAGTCAGTGCGGCTCTTGTCATGGTTGCACCataagatcacacacacacggacacacacacacacactttcactctgGCTTCCTCTCCTTTAAACAAAAGCACCCATTCACACCTTGTCTCTTCCTGCCGTAGTGGCCTTTAGTCCGAGGCTACTCACGATAACATTCAGAATTCAGGCGACACAACGTGACACGGCACGACATGTGCCTTCTACGAAGCAACTTCCTATTACACTTCCTGTCATTTCATCAGAACGCAAGAAAAATGGAGAGCGAGTTTCCATCAGCTGAATGTAagtagaagtgtgtgtgtgtgtgtgtggttttgaaGCCGAGTGTTCACTCTGAAGAGTATGAACGTCAACACAGTCAATCATGTGTATGTGCGTTGCCTATCTGTGGAGATCAGCTtatggtttgttgtttgtgtgaaccacagacagaaacaaagagatgtTTGTCAGTGCCGGTCTGCAGCCGACGTTTCCGTTGCTGGAGACAAACTTCCctcagtctcctcctcctccttcagtctCTACAGAAGcaccagtttgttgtttgtcagtgttttttctcaCAATTATGACAAATCATCTCATAATTATTCAAAACAATCGCATCGTTGTGAGTTAGAATCCGTAAGACGACGATAATTAGGACTTTGCATCTCATAACGAGGAGGTTTTTCATGTTAAGATAGACTGCATTGATCCCACAACAGCAGATAGAAATGACTCATAAGTAAGAAATCTTACGTCATGCcggtgttaaagagtctgacagctgctggaatgaaggacctgtggcatGGCTCCTTCGTGCATGGTTGGGAGTAGCAGTGTGTTGCTGGAGGAGcttgtttaaggcctccacagtctcctgcaggaggtgagaggagttgttcatgatggatgccAGCTTTGCTGaacgtcctcctctccaccacttcctctatggagtctaaCAGGAAGGAGAGCTGGACCTCTTTAccagtctttttctgtctctctcatgagcattattattatttatcaagTTAGTCATTATTATAAGATATTAAATCATAGATATCAGATAGTAAATCATAATTTATCTTGTATGTAATTATACAATTTATAATCTCATATTTATGAGCAGGTTACTCATACTTATCAATCATAGATATCAGATACTAAATCATACTTCATCAGAGGAATCAGATTATTATTAGGCACTGTGTCATGATTACAAGAAGGTGTCACATAATCATGCGACAATATAGTATCTCGGGTCAGATCATATGATAATCATATTTCTCGTAATTATGACGTGCTGAGTCATAATTAAAAGACACTGAGTTAAAATTACGTTTCTCATAAATAGACGAGCGTATCCAGCTCTTTCATTTGACGTCACCACACGGTACAGagctgacagtgtttgtgttgttgctgttttttaaatttagctctattataaaagtatatatattttcttttcctttgtgttgtttgacTTGATCTCTGCCGGCTGTTTAGTGTAGCTGAGATTTTACGGATGACTTCCCGAGAGCCACTTATCTTAGCAGGCCTGGgatgggaacacacacacacacacacacacacacacacacacacacacagagtgatgaACATGGCTGGCAGGTGGAGTCTTATCTCCCCTCCACAGCACCTTGCCTCTCTCAGGGCTCAGTCGGCAGCTTGGAGCAAGGTGGAAGCAACCACCTCAAAAAAAATTTACTTTCTGTCATTTTACGTCCGATCAGAGCCGCTCGACACTTGAAGCATTTccaaatattttgaaaatgtattcaccAACTGTGATTTAGGCATATACAGCAGCAGCCAACCAACAACATCCTCAtcaataaaactgtaatttccaATTAATTTTGCAGACGCTTCCTGGGGGAAAAAATCGTAATCCTGGTATACTTCCAGttaattaattcaaatgaattGCTAAAGAGCCATTTGTTGTTGCACGGCAGGTCAGCTCATCGTGCAAAAAAATGAGATATGTCTACAGGGAAGCAACAATTCAACACGTACGGGTAGTAAAGTCATGAATTTGTAGCTGTTAGTTAAGGACATTCCTCTTTTCTGCATATTTCATACCGAATAACATTTTCAGCACGTGTCATGGtaattatttaaaggtccagtgagtcCACCCTGTCGAACTaatatgtttctacagcagcccagaacagagaaatgaaacacttGTCATATATCATCTTAAACTGAAAAGTTTTAGTTATTcaggcacaaaaacaatgacagactgattttccataaccacttatccttatccGGTGGTTGGTGCTTGGGCGATTGGGCGGGAGCCCCTGGACAAGTTCATCACAGAcccataaagacaaacaaccattcacacctgtGGGTGATTTACAGTCACCAGTTAAttgacctgcatgtctttggactgtgggaggaagccggagcacccggagagaACAGACCTGCCACCCACGCTACCCACTGCACCACGGTGCCACCAATTTCAGACTTAATcgagaaaataatcagattatTTACACCCAGATGTTGCCTTAACAACCGGTCATGTTGGAGAAGTGgctgcagctcagcctgtaGATTGTTTCATGCAATCAACTTATGGATAAACgctgcaggttttattttatacacTGTCTTTATCCTATTTTTTAATGTCACTTCATGCCCCATGTTGAAATCCTCAGGTTTTCCTCTTCCATGTATTTTATGCTCGGTATGTTATCTCACAACTCCACACAGATGGTACAAGCTGCGAGTTAGAGGATGACAGCGGGGGTGATCTCcagatcaaaactgtttttattggcTGCAGTGGCAGAGTGAAATTAAGTGTTCCACATTTTTCCAGGGGACCAGCAGAAAATGCCTCCAGGATCCTTGAGTCTCCTTGAAACCTGGTTAGAAAACAGCAGGTAAGGATCAGTTTTCTTTTACTGCCGTGTTTGTGATTAGTAAACCGCTGTGTTCACGGATAAACCTTTTCAAACGGGGAAATAAAACCACCTTTTAGTTCCACGCAGCATGACAGTCGGACAATAAATTTGGGGTTGATTGGATGGAAACTCCGGCAGATAAATTTGAGACCTGATGCCTGGAGAGAGTTGGGCTCTCGGAGGATCTGACAGGtgttgaaacactctgagttcAGGATGTTATACCccacattttattgattttccaGCACGAGGGGGTGTGAGTCAGTGTCTGTCCATTCAGAGCAAGATTATAGTTCAATCCTTTCCCATCTCAGCCTTTCTAGGTGATCGTTTTATACCACATCATGTTACTAAGCTGTTGCCAGTTCACCTCATTTATTGTggtttttttggcttttgttgacacttttttgtgtgtggtcaCCTGATGTATTCATGAAGTAGTTCATATAACAGATAAAAGGCAAACCACTAATGTCCAGCTCCATGTTTGTACATAAAATGGTTGGAGATTGAGTGTtgggaaaaaaatatgaaaaatactgaaaacagagGCTACTGTAACTGGCTGCCACCCACATGGCGCCATGATAACATGGGCATATCATTTTCCAGACTGCTATTAAATTCAGTATGAATAATGAAGTGACCCCCAGCAGCATTAGGgtcaatatttctgtttgaatAAGACTTTCCAACTTgacattttgctttatttgctttattcagagtgtgagatgagaagattgatgtcACTTTCCTGTCAGaaatggtaaatatgaagctgtagCCAGAAAACAAACTAGTCCTGCACgtaaaaacatccatccatccattttccgtAACCATttatcctcatcggggtcacgttggggctggagcctatccagGCTGACatggtacaccctggacaacaCACCCGTTGCACATAAAAACCCctagaaaaaagacaaaaagactaTTTTACACTTCGGTTTTTGTATGAAATTAAACAAGCAAATGATACATACATGATGTCTTTGGTGGCAGGGTGGTTAGTACTGTAGGTTTCTGGgttgaagtttgaagtttgcatgttctccccatgtctgcatggCTTCCTCCTGAAGATTTTAATTGGTGATTTATCGCCAATATGTGTGAATGGTTGATGTGTCAGCCCTCTTGCATCAGCTCCAGCTCCccgcgaccctgataaggataagtggttacagatggaTGGAGGTTACCTTTGTCCCATTTCTTTCAATATTCATGCAAAGCCAGGCCTCCTTGCCCCaagcttcatatttaaagcACACATGGAAGtagtattgatcttctcatgtgaaagcaaatattttttttatccatacCTGTTAATGTTTTAGCGACCCAGTGGCCTTTCCTCTAGTGCTACTAAACACCTTCATGTTTCATTGTGcgcaagaaaaataaaaatccatagCGGAGTGCCGTTAAATTAAAGCTCCGAGGATAAATCTTTGGATCTTAATGACCCTTTACTGTGGCACCGCCCTCAGGACAAACTTAACATTTTAAGCTTTTTTTGCCAGAATGAcactaaaaatatctttttttgttccaACTTTACAGGCTGTAATGAAGTCTGCAGCCTCCAGAGATCACTAGCAGAACTTGGTCTCGTTTATAGTGAAGCTTTGGCCTCCCGTCAGACCGCTTTAATCATTTGACCCTGTCAAACAAGTGATTTGTTCAGTAGAAACCTGCAGTCTGAAGCATCTGTCACATACAGCTACACAGCACACATCTATCACTTTTAATGCAGCAGTCAGAAGCTGTAATGATTAACACAGAAGTGCGGTACAAATGCTGACTGcttgagaagtgtgtgtgtgtgtgtgtgagaaagagagattgCTGAATATTATATGCATTAACTATACATCCTGTCAGAGACATCGACAGTCTGCAGTGTCACCTGGGACAGAAATCACTCGAGAGATGCTCCATGTGGGATATTTTTGGAGTTGTGCATTACTGCAGAATCCGATGTTGAGAGTTTAGAGATTGAATGTAACAGCGTGATGAGATTAGGGATTTAGGTACAAGAGATAATATTTAACAACAGGCCGCACTTGGCAGGCGCAGGTTGTATTTCAGGCATTAGATGTTGTACATTTGATCCTTTTCATCGCGTCCTCGCTCAGATATCTGATCTTAATCCTCAGATCTGCTTTAAATGCTTTACACAACGATGTCCTCACAGCGACTTTCTCTTTCATCCCCTTTTCACCTTCTTGTTTCGGTGAGAaactgacagagaaaagaggtttatttagattttttttaaatgcagattttGTGTGATCAAAGTGCGATATAATCGCTATAACTGCTTTTTCTGATTCATTAGAAGGAGCTTTTGGAGGAAATAACCAGGTAGGAAGGTCaaaatttaaatatctgttttgtttgtgggcGTTTGTAGTCTAAAAAGTGCATCAAGTGACTGATTACAGATGCTAAGGTGTTCCACAGGAAGAAATAGAGGAGGTGTGAAGCCTTTGAGGGAGTTGTGAAACTTGTTTTTAAGGtgttatttcatatttactATCTTATTTTTGGCCACATCACTTCTGATGTTCCTTTCATTCAATAAGTGATGAACTGTAGGCGAGGCGTCTTCAGGACTAATGTCCTGTTGAAtgtgtgttggttttgtgtaTTAGTTTCgcagtatgtttttttcatgtgtctCTTTTCTCATCATGCGTGGGCGTACAAACTAGCTTCCCCTCCAGGAAATGATCTAATCTGTCTAAACTTGCTCCGCTCACATTGCAGTTTAGATTTTGCATCAGTcatacagcagaaataaaaattcaaCTTGCAAATGAGACGAGAAAAATCCCCCCCGTCCCTCCTCTGCCTACGTCTGGTATGAACTGTCAGATTTTCATCTAATATCTTTGCAGCCGAGGAGACAACTGTGTCACCGCTAGCAACTTTGGCTCTGACATGAGAATGAGCGATACACACTAAATATGTTGCTAATTATTGGATGGGTTGATGtgaaattttgtacatttatgatgcaaagaagagaaaatgaactttttcACGTTGTGCCATCATCAGGCTAAAAATCTAATTTGTCCAGTAGTTTGATTTATTACCAAATATTGGAAaagccttgaggtcctcggcagtattagttgtttggctttggtt includes the following:
- the LOC104927669 gene encoding uncharacterized protein LOC104927669 isoform X2, coding for MTRAALTKLVILVILAFIICLPEFFTLYKESKVNFHCQPYRPREPGKQVKAGKDGRIGHVDPSQTPEWEKWEQACAREDQSNATDPASDSRRGDEDPEKSCFMCETDTDMLALLRESTSSALKVQFEVSVELHLPDVVNLTLYSLNNHGSLHLRPPEEEDGKTKDGEGPRSEAFYCCLPSRLASASANQSRCLLWFSNRTVLTAAKETLPWKRTMKDEWSCMFRVLWLVLLCVVLLTIVIVVLGQIYWRGYSCNGEKHADVIHNGMILPSHGPQSWFELSTIHEVDSQENIETLLDGNVDHCYTANLHHRNHPFTSSCTEEQGW
- the LOC104927669 gene encoding uncharacterized protein LOC104927669 isoform X1; amino-acid sequence: MTRAALTKLVILVILAFIICLPEFFTLYKESKVNFHCQPYRPREPGKQVKAGKDGRIGHVDPSQTPEWEKWEQACAREDQSNATDPASDSRRGDEDPEKSCFMCETDTDMLALLRESTSSALKVQFEVSVELHLPDVVNLTLYSLNNHGSLHLRPPEEEDGKTKDGEGPRSEAFYCCLPSRLASASANQSRCLLWFSNRTVLTAAKETLPWKRTMKDEWSCMFRVLWLVLLCVVLLTIVIVVLGQIYWRGYSCRKPKVHPVCYDFSGQQLNDGEKHADVIHNGMILPSHGPQSWFELSTIHEVDSQENIETLLDGNVDHCYTANLHHRNHPFTSSCTEEQGW